One window from the genome of Salvia miltiorrhiza cultivar Shanhuang (shh) chromosome 7, IMPLAD_Smil_shh, whole genome shotgun sequence encodes:
- the LOC130994063 gene encoding probable carboxylesterase 5: MASGTKEIAVEMLPYFHLFTDGTIERLPPPLNSSPSDDPDAAVCSKDVLIDPDTDVSLHIFAPHQRAPPQKLSLVVYIHGGAFCMGASSSPAFHNFISKLVEKGNLIAVSADYGLVPENPLPILFDDTWNAFQWIAAHADGDGTNPWLNEYADFWHVFIRERARGPP; encoded by the coding sequence ATGGCCTCAGGAACTAAAGAAATCGCCGTCGAAATGTTGCCCTATTTCCACCTATTCACCGACGGCACCATTGAGAGGCTTCCTCCGCCACTCAACTCCTCTCCCTCAGACGACCCGGACGCCGCCGTCTGCTCCAAAGATGTCCTCATCGACCCCGACACCGATGTCTCCCTCCATATATTCGCGCCACACCAACGAGCTCCGCCGCAGAAACTCTCCCTCGTCGTCTACATCCACGGCGGCGCTTTCTGCATGGGAGCATCCAGCAGCCCCGCCTTCCACAATTTCATCTCCAAATTAGTCGAAAAGGGAAACCTAATCGCAGTCTCCGCCGACTATGGATTAGTTCCCGAAAACCCCCTCCCGATCCTATTTGACGACACGTGGAACGCGTTTCAGTGGATCGCCGCCCACGCCGATGGCGACGGCACCAATCCGTGGCTCAACGAGTATGCCGACTTCTGGCACGTGTTTATCAGGGAGAGAGCGCGGGGGCCACCATAG